A genome region from Mesorhizobium sp. B2-1-8 includes the following:
- the rpsS gene encoding 30S ribosomal protein S19: MTRSIWKGPFIDGYLLKKVDKVREGGRNEVIKMWSRRSTILPQFVGFTFGVYNGQKHVPVAVNEDMVGHKFGEFAPTRTYYGHGADKKAKRK, translated from the coding sequence GTGACTCGTTCTATTTGGAAAGGCCCCTTCATCGACGGCTACCTTCTCAAGAAGGTGGACAAGGTTCGTGAAGGTGGTCGCAATGAGGTGATCAAGATGTGGAGCCGTCGCTCCACCATCCTGCCGCAGTTCGTCGGCTTCACCTTCGGTGTCTACAACGGCCAGAAGCATGTTCCCGTCGCGGTGAACGAGGACATGGTCGGTCACAAGTTCGGTGAATTCGCTCCGACGCGGACCTATTACGGTCACGGCGCGGATAAGAAGGCGAAGAGGAAATAA
- the rplB gene encoding 50S ribosomal protein L2, whose protein sequence is MALKKFNPITPSTRQLVIVDRSGLYKGKPVKGLTEGLTKSGGRNNHGRITARFIGGGHKRSYRIIDFKRRKFDVVGTVERIEYDPNRTAFIALIKYDDGELSYIIAPQRLAPGDKIVAGEAVDVKPGNAMPLASMPVGTIVHNIELKPGKGAQVARSAGGYGQLVGRDQGMAILRLNSGEQRVVHGSCMATVGAVSNPDHGNINDGKAGRTVWRGKRPHNRGVTMNPVDHPHGGGEGRTSGGRHPVSPWGKPTKGKKTRSNKATDKFILRSRHQRKS, encoded by the coding sequence ATGGCACTTAAGAAATTCAACCCGATAACGCCGAGCACCCGCCAGCTGGTCATCGTCGACCGCTCGGGCCTCTACAAGGGCAAGCCTGTCAAGGGCCTGACCGAAGGCCTGACCAAGTCGGGCGGCCGCAACAATCACGGCCGCATCACGGCCCGCTTCATCGGCGGCGGTCACAAGCGTTCGTACCGCATCATCGACTTCAAGCGCCGCAAGTTCGACGTTGTCGGCACGGTCGAGCGCATCGAATATGATCCGAACCGCACCGCCTTCATCGCGCTGATCAAGTATGATGACGGTGAGCTGTCCTACATCATCGCTCCGCAGCGTCTGGCTCCCGGCGACAAGATCGTGGCCGGCGAAGCGGTCGACGTGAAGCCGGGCAATGCGATGCCGCTGGCCTCGATGCCGGTTGGCACCATCGTCCACAACATCGAGTTGAAGCCGGGCAAAGGCGCCCAGGTCGCCCGGTCGGCAGGTGGTTACGGCCAGCTGGTCGGCCGCGACCAGGGTATGGCGATCCTGCGCCTCAACTCGGGCGAGCAGCGTGTCGTTCACGGCTCCTGCATGGCCACCGTCGGTGCTGTGTCCAATCCGGACCACGGCAACATCAACGACGGCAAGGCCGGCCGCACGGTTTGGCGTGGCAAGCGTCCGCACAATCGCGGCGTGACCATGAACCCGGTCGACCACCCGCATGGCGGCGGCGAAGGCCGCACCTCTGGTGGCCGTCATCCGGTCAGCCCGTGGGGCAAGCCGACCAAAGGCAAGAAGACGCGGTCCAACAAGGCGACCGACAAGTTCATCCTGCGCTCGCGCCATCAGCGCAAGAGCTAA
- a CDS encoding 50S ribosomal protein L23, with translation MTDLRHYDVIVSPAITEKSTMASEQNQVVFNVAKKASKPEIKAAVEALFGVKVMAVNTLVRKGKIKRFRGTIGRQSDVKKAIVTLADGQSIDVATGL, from the coding sequence ATGACCGACCTCCGTCACTACGACGTGATCGTCTCGCCGGCGATCACCGAAAAGTCGACCATGGCCTCCGAGCAGAACCAGGTCGTCTTCAACGTCGCCAAGAAGGCGTCGAAGCCAGAAATCAAGGCCGCCGTCGAAGCGCTGTTCGGCGTCAAGGTGATGGCCGTGAACACGCTTGTCCGCAAGGGCAAGATCAAGCGCTTCCGCGGCACGATCGGCCGCCAGAGCGACGTCAAGAAGGCGATCGTGACGCTGGCCGACGGCCAGTCGATCGACGTCGCGACGGGTCTCTGA
- the rplD gene encoding 50S ribosomal protein L4 translates to MDLKITTLGGKDAGKVELSDGIFGLDPREDILQRVVRWQLAKKQQGTHKAKGRAEIARTGAKMYKQKGTGRARHHSARAPQFRGGGKAHGPVVRSHEHELPKKVRALGLKHALSAKAKSASIIIIDELKLTEAKTKALIANFATLGLTNALVIGGAELDKNFKLAATNIPNIDVLPIQGINVYDILRRGTLVLSKAAVEALEERFK, encoded by the coding sequence ATGGATCTCAAGATCACAACGCTCGGCGGTAAAGACGCCGGCAAGGTGGAACTTTCCGACGGAATTTTCGGCCTTGATCCGCGCGAGGACATCCTGCAGCGCGTCGTGCGCTGGCAGCTTGCCAAGAAGCAGCAGGGCACGCACAAGGCCAAGGGCCGCGCCGAAATCGCGCGCACCGGCGCCAAGATGTACAAGCAGAAGGGTACGGGCCGCGCCCGTCACCACTCGGCACGCGCTCCGCAGTTCCGCGGCGGCGGCAAGGCCCACGGCCCGGTCGTTCGCAGCCATGAGCACGAACTGCCCAAAAAGGTTCGTGCGCTTGGCCTCAAGCATGCTCTCTCGGCCAAGGCCAAGAGCGCGTCGATCATCATCATCGACGAGTTGAAGCTGACCGAGGCCAAGACGAAGGCGCTGATCGCGAATTTCGCGACGCTGGGCCTGACCAACGCCTTGGTGATTGGCGGCGCCGAGCTTGACAAGAACTTCAAGCTGGCAGCCACCAACATCCCCAACATCGACGTGCTGCCCATCCAGGGCATCAACGTCTACGACATTCTGCGCCGCGGCACGCTGGTCCTTTCGAAGGCCGCCGTCGAGGCTCTCGAGGAGCGCTTTAAATGA
- the rplC gene encoding 50S ribosomal protein L3: MRSGVIAKKVGMTRIYNDAGEHVPVTVLQMENCQVVAQRTQEKNGYTAVQLGVGLAKVKNTSKAMRGHFATASVEPKAKVAEFRVSADNMIDVGAEITVEHFVAGQKVDVTGTTIGKGFQGVIKRHHMGGGRATHGNSVSHRTHGSTGQRQDPGKVFKGKHMAGHMGDTRVTTQNVEIVSTDADRGLILIRGAVPGSKGAWILVRDAAKVALPANAPKPAAIRAVAAAAKNEAPATEGAE; this comes from the coding sequence ATGCGTTCAGGTGTGATTGCAAAGAAGGTGGGAATGACCCGCATCTATAATGATGCCGGGGAACATGTTCCCGTCACCGTTCTCCAGATGGAGAACTGCCAGGTCGTGGCACAGCGCACGCAGGAGAAGAATGGCTACACCGCCGTTCAGCTCGGCGTTGGCCTCGCCAAGGTGAAGAACACGTCGAAGGCGATGCGCGGCCATTTCGCGACCGCTTCCGTCGAGCCGAAGGCGAAGGTTGCCGAGTTCCGCGTCTCCGCCGACAACATGATCGACGTTGGCGCCGAGATCACGGTCGAGCACTTTGTCGCCGGCCAGAAGGTCGATGTGACGGGCACGACGATCGGCAAGGGTTTCCAGGGCGTCATCAAGCGCCACCACATGGGTGGTGGCCGCGCGACGCACGGTAACTCGGTCTCGCACCGTACGCACGGTTCGACTGGCCAGCGCCAGGACCCGGGCAAGGTGTTCAAGGGCAAGCATATGGCTGGCCACATGGGCGACACCCGCGTCACCACACAGAATGTCGAGATCGTCTCGACCGACGCCGACCGCGGCCTGATCCTGATCCGCGGTGCGGTTCCCGGATCGAAGGGCGCCTGGATCCTGGTCCGCGACGCGGCCAAGGTGGCGCTGCCGGCCAATGCGCCGAAGCCCGCCGCGATCCGCGCTGTTGCGGCAGCTGCGAAGAACGAGGCTCCGGCCACAGAGGGAGCGGAATAA
- the rpsJ gene encoding 30S ribosomal protein S10: MNGQNIRIRLKAFDHRVLDASTKEIVSTAKRTGANVRGPIPLPTRIEKFTVNRSPHVDKKSREQFEMRTHKRLLDIVDPTPQTVDALMKLDLAAGVDVEIKL; this comes from the coding sequence ATGAACGGACAGAATATCCGCATCCGCCTGAAGGCGTTTGACCACCGCGTGCTCGACGCCTCGACGAAGGAAATCGTGTCGACGGCCAAGCGCACTGGTGCAAACGTCCGCGGCCCCATTCCGCTGCCGACGCGGATCGAAAAGTTCACGGTCAACCGGTCGCCTCACGTCGACAAGAAGAGCCGCGAGCAGTTCGAGATGCGCACGCACAAGCGTCTGCTCGACATCGTCGATCCGACCCCGCAGACCGTCGATGCTTTGATGAAGCTCGATCTGGCCGCCGGCGTCGACGTCGAGATCAAGCTCTAA
- the tuf gene encoding elongation factor Tu yields the protein MAKGKFERTKPHVNIGTIGHVDHGKTSLTAAITKYFGEYKRYDQIDAAPEEKARGITISTAHVEYETANRHYAHVDCPGHADYVKNMITGAAQMDGAILVVSAADGPMPQTREHILLARQVGVPSIVVFLNKVDQVDDAELLELVELEVRELLSKNEFPGDDIPIVKGSALAALEDSNKTIGEDAIRELMAQVDAYIPTPVRPLDKPFLMPIEDVFSISGRGTVVTGRVERGVVKVGEELEIIGIRPTTKTTCTGVEMFRKLLDQGQAGDNIGALLRGVDREGVERGQVLAKPGTVKPHKKFVAEAYILTKDEGGRHTPFFTNYRPQFYFRTTDVTGIVSLPEGTEMVMPGDNITVDVELIVPIAMEEKLRFAIREGGRTVGAGIVVTIKE from the coding sequence ATGGCAAAAGGTAAATTCGAGCGCACTAAGCCTCATGTGAACATCGGCACGATTGGTCACGTTGACCATGGCAAGACGTCGCTGACGGCTGCGATCACCAAGTATTTTGGCGAATACAAGCGCTATGACCAGATCGACGCGGCGCCGGAAGAGAAGGCGCGCGGCATCACGATCTCGACGGCTCACGTCGAATACGAGACGGCCAACCGCCACTACGCGCATGTCGACTGCCCCGGCCACGCCGACTATGTGAAGAACATGATCACCGGTGCCGCGCAGATGGACGGCGCGATACTGGTGGTGTCGGCCGCCGACGGCCCGATGCCGCAGACCCGCGAGCACATCCTGCTTGCCCGTCAGGTCGGCGTGCCGTCGATCGTGGTGTTCCTGAACAAGGTCGACCAGGTCGACGACGCCGAGTTGCTCGAACTGGTCGAGCTCGAGGTTCGCGAGCTTTTGTCGAAGAACGAATTCCCCGGCGACGACATTCCGATCGTCAAGGGTTCGGCGCTGGCAGCGCTCGAGGATTCGAACAAGACGATCGGCGAGGACGCGATCCGCGAGCTGATGGCTCAGGTCGACGCCTACATCCCGACGCCGGTTCGTCCGCTCGACAAGCCGTTCCTGATGCCGATCGAGGACGTGTTCTCGATCTCGGGCCGTGGCACGGTCGTGACCGGCCGCGTCGAGCGCGGCGTGGTCAAGGTCGGCGAGGAGCTGGAAATCATCGGCATCCGTCCGACGACCAAGACGACCTGCACAGGCGTGGAAATGTTCCGCAAGCTGCTCGATCAGGGCCAGGCTGGCGACAACATCGGCGCGCTGCTGCGCGGTGTCGACCGTGAAGGTGTCGAGCGCGGCCAGGTTCTGGCCAAGCCCGGCACGGTGAAGCCGCACAAGAAGTTCGTGGCCGAAGCCTACATCCTGACCAAGGACGAAGGTGGCCGTCACACGCCGTTCTTCACCAACTACCGTCCGCAGTTCTACTTCCGCACGACCGACGTGACCGGCATCGTGTCGCTGCCGGAAGGCACCGAGATGGTGATGCCTGGCGACAACATCACGGTCGATGTCGAGCTGATCGTGCCGATCGCCATGGAAGAGAAGCTGCGCTTCGCCATCCGTGAAGGCGGCCGCACCGTCGGTGCCGGCATCGTCGTCACCATCAAAGAGTAA